DNA sequence from the Streptomyces sp. CA-210063 genome:
CTCGCCCTCACCAACTCCTTCGGCTTCGGCGGCCACAACGCGGTCCTCGCGCTCCGCCGCGCGGCATAGGCCGACCCACCACCGCGCCCGCTCCGACGAGGACGAGGACGAACGCAGTCCGGCGGTCAGGCGGAGTGTTTGCGGGAGGTCGCCTTCTTTGCCGGGGTCTTCTTCGCGGTGGTTTTTGGCGCCGCTGTTTTTGTCGCCGCCGATTTTGTCGGCTCTGTCTTTGTCGGCTCTGTCTTTGTCGGCTCTGATTTTGTTGCCGCTGTTTTTGTTGTGCTGGTCTTCTTGGCTGTTGATTTCTTCTCGGTGGATTTCTTCGCGGGCTGGGTTGATCTGGCTGTCGACTTCTTCGGGGAGGCGGCTGCCTTTTTCGTCGTGGTGGTGGACTTCTTGCCCGTGGGTTGTTTGGGGGTGGGGCGGGACGGGAGGTGGGTGATGTCGGCGACGTCCTCGCCCCGGGACTCCTTGGCTTCGCGGACGCTCTTCTCCAGGGCGGCCATGAGGTCGAGGACCTTGCCGCCCGCGGCCGGAGCGGGCGCGGTGGGAGGCTCCTCGCCGGAGGCCTTCGCGGCGATCAGGTCCTCCACGGCCTCGCGGTAGTCGTCGTGGAGGGATTCGAGGTCGACCTCGCCGAGCGTGTCCATGAGGGCGTCCGCGAGGTCGAGTTCCTTGTCGCGGACGCTGACGCTCGCGTCGGGGGCGACCCCCTCGGTCGTACGGATCTCGTCGGGCCAGAGCAGCCCGTGCATGGCGAGGACATCGTCCACGACCCGGAGCATGCCGAGGCGTTCGCGTCCCCGGAGGGCGAACTTGCAGATGGCGACCTTGCCGCTGCGCTTGAGCGCCTCGCGGAGGAGGGTGTACGGCTTGGCCGCGGGGACACCGTTCGCCGCGAGGTAGTACGCGGCGTCCACCTGGAGCGGGTCGACGCTCTCGGCCGGTACGAAGCCCTCGATCTCGATCGTCTTGGCGGTCGGGATCGGCAGCGACGAGAGGTCCTCGTCCGTGATCGGGATCATCGTGCCGTCCGCGTCCTCGTACGCCTTGCCGATCTCCCCCTGCGTCACCTCACGGTCCTCCAGCTCGCAGACCTTGCGGTAACGGATGCGGCCGCCGTCCTCCAGATGGATCTGGCGGAAGGAGACGGAGTGGCTCTCGGTCGCGTTCACCAGCTTGATCGGGATGCTGACCAGGCCGAACGAGATGGCGCCGTTCCAGATGGATCGCACGAGCAGCACGCACCTTTCGGGTCGGTGCCCCCGGCGCGGTGACCTCGGCCGCCGCGCAGCTCGTGGGGCTCCTTGGGCTTGTCCTCCCCGCCCCGATCGCCCGTTCGGTCCGGGTTGTCCACACCGTAACCCGGTCCGATCACGCGTGCGCGTCGGCACTGTGACTGACCGGGCCGGTCAGTCACAGCCACAGCCACAGCCACAGCCACAGCCCAGGATCGCGACCGGACCGGTCAGGATTCGAGAAGCGTCGGTGCCCGGGCCGCACCTAGCGTGAACGGCATGGCCGACGCCGACGCCGACGGGAGGGCACGGGAGGGAAGGGACGGGACGGAAACCGCAGGACGTATCACTCGGACGCTGGTTGGATCGGGACCGGGCGTCGGACCGGGATCGAGTGCGTCGCCGACGAAGGCCGCCAGGGCGGCAACGCCCGACGAGGGAGACACGATGAGCAGGGCCACGAGAACGGACACGCGGTCTTCGGCGCCGCATGCCGCCGACAGTCATGATCTGATCCGTGTGCACGGGGCGCGGGAGAACAATCTCAAGGACGTCAGCATCGAGATCCCGAAGCGCCGGCTGACGGTGTTCACCGGGGTCTCCGGCTCGGGCAAGAGCTCACTCGTGTTCGACACGATCGCCGCCGAGTCGCAGCGGCTGATCAACGAGACGTACAGCGCCTTCGTACAGGGCTTCATGCCGACCCTGGCCCGGCCCGAGGTCGACGTACTCGACGGGCTGACCACCGCGATCACCGTCGACCAGCAGCGGATGGGCGGCGATCCACGCTCCACGGTCGGCACCGCCACCGACGCCAACGCGATGCTGCGCATCCTCTTCAGCCGGCTGGGGAAGCCGCACATCGGCCCGCCGAGCGCGTACTCGTTCAACACCGCCTCGGTGCGGGCGAGCGGGGCGATCACCGTCGAGCGGGGCGCGAAGACGAAGGCCGAGAAAGCGACCTTCGAGCGCACCGGCGGTATGTGCGTCCGCTGTGAGGGCCGGGGCAGCGTCTCCGACATCGATCTCACCCAGCTCTACGACGACTCCAAGTCGCTGTCGGAGGGCGCGTTCACCATCCCCGGCTGGAAGTCGGACAGCCAGTGGACCGTGCAGCTCTACGCCCAGTCCGGCTTCGTCGACCCGGACAAGCCGATCCGCCAGTACACCAAGAAGGAGATGCAGGCCTTCCTCTACGGGGAGCCGGTCAAGATCAAGGTCAACGGCATCAACCTCACCTACGAGGGGCTGATCCCCAAGATCCAGAAGTCGTTCCTGTCCAAGGACAAGGAGTCGATGCAGCCCCACATCCGGGCGTTCGTGGAACGGGCGGTCACCTTCACCACCTGTCCCGAGTGCGACGGCACCCGGCTCAGCGAGGGGGCCCGGTCCTCGAAGATCGGCAAGCTCAGCATCGCCGACGCCTGTGCGATGGAGATCCGCGACCTGGCCGCATGGGTGCGCGGCATCGAGGAGCCGTCGGTGGCGCCGCTGCTGACCGCGCTGAGGCACACCCTCGACTCGTTCACGGAGATCGGCCTCGGCTATCTGTCCCTCGACCGGCCCGCGGGCACCCTGTCCGGCGGTGAGGCGCAGCGCGTCAAGATGATCCGCCACCTCGGCTCCTCGCTCACCGACGTCACCTACGTCTTCGACGAGCCCACCATCGGTCTGCACCCCCATGACATCCAGCGGATGAACGACCTGCTGCTGCGGCTGCGCGACAAGGGCAACACCGTGCTCGTCGTGGAGCACAAGCCGGAGGTCATCGCGATCGCCGACCATGTCGTGGACCTCGGCCCCGGCGCCGGTACGGCGGGCGGCACCGTCTGCTACGAGGGCACCGTCGAGGGCCTGCGCTCCGGCGGCACCATCACCGGCCGCCATCTCGACGACCGGGCCGCCCTCAAGAAGTCGGTGCGCGAGTCCACCGGCACGCTGGAGATCCGCGGCGCGACCCGGCACAACCTGCGCAACGTCGACGTCGACATCCCCCTCGGCGTGCTCTGCGTCGTCACCGGTGTCGCCGGCTCCGGCAAGAGCTCCCTCATCCACGGCTCGGTGCCGGCACCGGCGGGCGTGGTCTCGGTGGACCAGACGCCGATCCGCGGCTCACGGCGCAGCAACCCGGCGACGTACACCGGGCTGCTCGACCCGATCCGCAAGGCGTTCGCCAAGGTCAACGGGGTGAAGCCGGCGCTGTTCAGCGCCAACTCCGAGGGCGCCTGCCCCACCTGCAACGGCGCCGGCGTCATCTACACGGACCTGGCGATGATGGCCGGCGTGGCCACCACCTGCGAGGACTGCGAGGGGAAGCGGTTCCAGCCGTCGGTCCTGGAGTACCACCTCGGCGGCCGTGACATCAGCGAGGTACTGGCGATGTCGGTGACGGAGGCCGAGGAGTTCTTCGCCTCGGGCGAGGCGGCCACGCCGGCCGCGCACCGTGTCCTGGACCGGCTCGCCGACGTCGGGCTCGGCTACCTCAGCCTCGGCCAGCCGCTCACCACGCTCTCCGGCGGCGAGCGGCAGCGGCTCAAGCTGGCGACCCACATGGGCGACAAGGGCGGGGACCGCCTTGTCTACGTTCTTGACGAGCCGACCACCGGCCTCCACCTCGCCGACGTCGAGCAACTGCTCGGCCTGCTCGACCGGCTCGTCGACGCCGGCAAGTCGGTGATCGTCATCGAGCACCACCAGGCGGTCATGGCGCACGCCGACTGGATCGTCGACCTCGGCCCCGGCGCCGGCCACGACGGCGGCCGCGTCGTCTTCGAGGGCACCCCGGCCGACCTCGTCGCGGCCCGCTCCACCATCACCGGCGAACACCTGGCCGCCTACGTGGGTGCCTGACCCGGCGGGAGTTCCGCACGCTTTCGCACGAAATCATGGGATTCCATGGGATTCTGAGTCCCATGACACCGATCACCGA
Encoded proteins:
- the ku gene encoding non-homologous end joining protein Ku codes for the protein MRSIWNGAISFGLVSIPIKLVNATESHSVSFRQIHLEDGGRIRYRKVCELEDREVTQGEIGKAYEDADGTMIPITDEDLSSLPIPTAKTIEIEGFVPAESVDPLQVDAAYYLAANGVPAAKPYTLLREALKRSGKVAICKFALRGRERLGMLRVVDDVLAMHGLLWPDEIRTTEGVAPDASVSVRDKELDLADALMDTLGEVDLESLHDDYREAVEDLIAAKASGEEPPTAPAPAAGGKVLDLMAALEKSVREAKESRGEDVADITHLPSRPTPKQPTGKKSTTTTKKAAASPKKSTARSTQPAKKSTEKKSTAKKTSTTKTAATKSEPTKTEPTKTEPTKSAATKTAAPKTTAKKTPAKKATSRKHSA
- a CDS encoding excinuclease ABC subunit UvrA; its protein translation is MSRATRTDTRSSAPHAADSHDLIRVHGARENNLKDVSIEIPKRRLTVFTGVSGSGKSSLVFDTIAAESQRLINETYSAFVQGFMPTLARPEVDVLDGLTTAITVDQQRMGGDPRSTVGTATDANAMLRILFSRLGKPHIGPPSAYSFNTASVRASGAITVERGAKTKAEKATFERTGGMCVRCEGRGSVSDIDLTQLYDDSKSLSEGAFTIPGWKSDSQWTVQLYAQSGFVDPDKPIRQYTKKEMQAFLYGEPVKIKVNGINLTYEGLIPKIQKSFLSKDKESMQPHIRAFVERAVTFTTCPECDGTRLSEGARSSKIGKLSIADACAMEIRDLAAWVRGIEEPSVAPLLTALRHTLDSFTEIGLGYLSLDRPAGTLSGGEAQRVKMIRHLGSSLTDVTYVFDEPTIGLHPHDIQRMNDLLLRLRDKGNTVLVVEHKPEVIAIADHVVDLGPGAGTAGGTVCYEGTVEGLRSGGTITGRHLDDRAALKKSVRESTGTLEIRGATRHNLRNVDVDIPLGVLCVVTGVAGSGKSSLIHGSVPAPAGVVSVDQTPIRGSRRSNPATYTGLLDPIRKAFAKVNGVKPALFSANSEGACPTCNGAGVIYTDLAMMAGVATTCEDCEGKRFQPSVLEYHLGGRDISEVLAMSVTEAEEFFASGEAATPAAHRVLDRLADVGLGYLSLGQPLTTLSGGERQRLKLATHMGDKGGDRLVYVLDEPTTGLHLADVEQLLGLLDRLVDAGKSVIVIEHHQAVMAHADWIVDLGPGAGHDGGRVVFEGTPADLVAARSTITGEHLAAYVGA